In a single window of the Gossypium hirsutum isolate 1008001.06 chromosome D02, Gossypium_hirsutum_v2.1, whole genome shotgun sequence genome:
- the LOC107940752 gene encoding non-specific lipid transfer protein GPI-anchored 31: protein MVASKFCFALSLAILSIWAVDAAQHHALAPSPSSPVDCSSLILNMADCLSFVSSGSKTSKPEGTCCSGLKTVLKAGPQCLCEAFKSSASLGVTLNVTKAMTLPAACKVSAPSATRCALSLSPTGAPGMAPSAIAGAPAAFSGGANEAAPAPSPGSSGSQVVSASMGSLILGFIIMLTSMY from the exons ATGGTAGCCTCAAAATTCTGTTTTGCTTTGTCTCTTGCTATTCTTTCAATCTGGGCCGTTGATGCTGCCCAACACCATGCTCTGGCGCCCTCTCCTTCTTCCCCCGTGGACTGCTCCTCTCTGATTCTCAACATGGCGGATTGTTTGTCCTTTGTGTCGAGCGGGAGCAAGACGTCGAAGCCTGAAGGAACCTGTTGTTCTGGCTTGAAAACTGTGTTGAAAGCTGGACCGCAATGCTTGTGTGAGGCTTTTAAGAGCAGTGCTTCTCTGGGTGTCACTTTGAATGTCACCAAGGCCATGACTTTGCCCGCTGCTTGCAAAGTCTCTGCTCCTTCTGCCACTCGGTGTGCAT TGTCTCTCAGTCCTACTGGTGCACCAG GTATGGCACCGTCAGCAATAGCAGGTGCGCCGGcagcattctcaggaggagcaaATGAGGCAGCACCGGCACCATCTCCCGGCAGCTCAGGCTCTCAAGTTGTTTCTGCTTCAATGGGATCTCTTATCTTAGGCTTCATAATTATGTTAACCTCTATGTACTAA